In Lascolabacillus massiliensis, a single genomic region encodes these proteins:
- a CDS encoding DUF4832 domain-containing protein, translated as MTMNVLLITLSCLLAVTSCKEDDKKIVVRELKSVTYQPTEEIFPNPERGFYKYSLIEPGSGSGALSFTQVSNYRNSGISLVMRYFYLKNFKDKPLSSDALKEIDNDFETTRRAGIKIIPRFAYSQAQDEPDASLEIIIQHLDQLKPIFEKNSDVIATVQAGFIGSWGEWYYSTNDLYNANSRREVIKKLLQVVPKNRTIQVRTPAYKQEYFNRKSALTLEEAFTGSDISRVGHHNDCFLASSTDYGTYENPVVDKAFLNNECLYVPIGGETCPPDGVDPATSTKAQNDMRYLRWTYLNEDYYKGVNNTWITDGGMDNIKRELGYRFQLSSGEYTNNVKPGGLFKSRISIKNLGYAPLYNPRLVELILQNVESGEKYKIQLDVEPRFWHPLENVIIEEEVGLPINIPQGDYKLYLHLPDPEPALYGKPAYSIRLANDNVWEASTGYNNLNITINVSSENMSENYSGEKIFEKI; from the coding sequence GTTAGGGAGCTGAAAAGCGTTACCTATCAACCTACAGAAGAGATATTCCCAAATCCTGAGAGAGGTTTTTACAAGTATTCGCTGATAGAGCCGGGTAGTGGGTCAGGAGCATTATCCTTTACACAGGTGTCAAATTACAGAAACAGCGGCATATCTCTCGTAATGCGCTATTTCTATCTGAAGAATTTCAAAGACAAGCCTCTCTCATCCGATGCGCTGAAAGAAATAGATAATGACTTTGAGACTACAAGAAGAGCAGGGATCAAAATAATTCCTCGTTTTGCTTATTCTCAGGCACAGGATGAACCAGATGCGTCGCTCGAAATAATTATACAGCACCTCGATCAACTGAAACCGATATTTGAAAAAAATAGTGATGTAATTGCCACTGTTCAGGCAGGCTTTATTGGGTCCTGGGGCGAATGGTACTATTCAACGAATGATCTTTATAATGCAAATTCCAGACGAGAAGTAATAAAAAAGCTGCTTCAGGTAGTACCAAAAAACAGAACCATTCAGGTACGCACCCCTGCATACAAACAGGAGTACTTTAATCGAAAATCTGCTCTGACTCTGGAAGAGGCATTCACAGGATCAGATATCTCAAGGGTTGGACATCATAACGATTGCTTTCTGGCTAGTTCAACCGATTATGGAACATATGAGAATCCTGTAGTGGATAAAGCTTTTCTTAACAATGAGTGTCTTTATGTACCTATAGGTGGAGAAACATGCCCACCTGATGGTGTTGACCCTGCTACTTCCACAAAGGCTCAAAATGATATGCGTTATCTAAGATGGACATACCTTAATGAAGATTATTACAAAGGTGTGAATAATACCTGGATTACAGATGGAGGAATGGATAATATAAAAAGAGAGTTGGGATATCGTTTTCAACTTTCATCGGGAGAATATACCAATAATGTTAAGCCGGGTGGGCTTTTCAAATCTCGTATATCGATTAAAAACCTGGGTTATGCTCCACTATATAATCCACGTTTAGTAGAACTTATTCTTCAGAACGTTGAATCGGGTGAGAAGTATAAGATTCAGCTTGATGTTGAACCTCGTTTCTGGCATCCGCTGGAGAATGTAATAATTGAAGAAGAGGTAGGTTTGCCTATTAATATTCCCCAGGGAGATTATAAACTATACCTTCATCTGCCGGACCCTGAACCTGCGCTTTATGGAAAACCTGCCTATTCCATACGATTGGCCAATGATAACGTTTGGGAAGCTTCCACCGGTTACAACAATCTGAATATTACAATCAATGTTTCATCAGAAAATATGAGCGAGAATTATTCCGGAGAAAAGATTTTTGAAAAAATATAA
- a CDS encoding glycoside hydrolase family 31 protein: MLKRILSLSMLAKTTTLLMLTSMLIFCTSANQTDYNQIIEIEENELWYGAAVNEGEKMPFEKGYKANLNGNAYGNQASPLLISNKGRYIWSEAPFAFEFREKHIVISENSEPIHLEKNGNTLKEGYLGASGKYFPPKNKLPEMLLFTSPQYNTWIELIYNQNQKDILDYAHQIIDNGFPPGVLMIDDNWAPYYGRFEFRKDRFPDAKAMVDELHSLGFKVMIWICPFIRPDSEEARFLMKNKWVLMDNMGNIDLSWDKATKPAIVEWWNGFSMVMDFTNPEALGWFQEQLDFMMLEYGIDGFKLDAGDPEYYTHNVLSYKNVTSNEHARLWGELGLKYPLNEYRAMWKMGNEPLVERLRDKHHTWEDLQLLIPHITTAGLLGYSYSCPDMIGGGDYSSFIDVDSDKLDPKLIVRSAQCHALMPMMQFSVAPWRILDDVHFRAVKKAVELRQKFVPEIVKLAEESAKTGLPIVSNMEFMFPDQGFGDCKDQFMLGQNFLVAPIITTEDSREVRLPEGNWVDANGDIIEGGQTLSFDVPLDQLLWFRKL, translated from the coding sequence ATGCTAAAAAGAATTCTAAGTTTATCGATGTTGGCAAAGACTACTACATTGCTGATGTTAACATCGATGTTAATTTTTTGTACCTCAGCAAACCAGACAGACTACAACCAGATAATAGAAATTGAGGAGAATGAGTTATGGTATGGAGCAGCTGTTAATGAGGGTGAGAAAATGCCATTCGAAAAAGGTTATAAAGCCAATCTTAATGGTAATGCCTATGGGAATCAGGCTTCACCACTATTGATCTCCAATAAAGGAAGGTATATTTGGTCAGAAGCTCCTTTCGCTTTCGAATTTAGGGAAAAACATATAGTTATAAGTGAAAATAGTGAACCAATTCACCTTGAAAAAAATGGTAATACATTAAAAGAGGGCTATCTGGGAGCATCAGGCAAATATTTCCCCCCAAAAAATAAACTTCCGGAAATGCTACTTTTTACCAGTCCTCAATATAACACATGGATTGAACTCATTTATAATCAAAATCAAAAGGATATTCTTGATTATGCACATCAGATAATTGATAATGGATTCCCTCCAGGTGTACTTATGATAGATGATAACTGGGCACCATACTATGGCCGGTTCGAATTCAGAAAAGATCGCTTTCCCGATGCCAAAGCTATGGTGGACGAACTGCACAGTCTTGGATTCAAGGTTATGATCTGGATATGCCCATTTATTCGACCTGACTCTGAAGAGGCACGTTTCTTGATGAAAAACAAATGGGTACTTATGGACAATATGGGTAACATAGATTTAAGCTGGGATAAGGCAACAAAGCCGGCCATTGTTGAATGGTGGAATGGATTTAGTATGGTGATGGATTTCACTAATCCCGAAGCACTCGGATGGTTTCAAGAGCAGCTCGATTTCATGATGTTGGAGTATGGTATAGATGGATTCAAGCTCGATGCAGGAGATCCGGAGTATTATACACACAATGTTTTATCATATAAAAATGTCACTTCAAATGAGCATGCACGACTATGGGGAGAATTGGGGCTGAAATACCCTCTCAATGAATATCGAGCAATGTGGAAAATGGGTAATGAACCACTGGTTGAGCGACTTCGTGATAAGCATCATACATGGGAGGATTTACAGTTATTAATTCCACATATCACAACTGCAGGATTGCTGGGCTACTCATACTCCTGTCCTGATATGATAGGTGGAGGTGATTACAGTTCATTTATCGATGTTGACTCGGATAAGCTGGATCCTAAACTAATTGTACGATCTGCACAATGCCATGCCTTGATGCCAATGATGCAGTTCTCAGTAGCTCCATGGCGAATACTTGACGATGTTCATTTTCGTGCGGTCAAAAAAGCTGTTGAGTTGCGACAGAAATTTGTTCCTGAAATAGTCAAATTGGCCGAGGAGAGTGCAAAAACCGGCCTCCCAATAGTCTCCAATATGGAGTTTATGTTTCCTGATCAAGGATTTGGTGATTGCAAGGATCAGTTCATGTTAGGTCAGAATTTTCTTGTTGCCCCAATAATTACCACAGAAGATAGCAGAGAAGTGAGATTACCAGAGGGTAATTGGGTTGATGCCAATGGAGATATAATTGAAGGAGGACAGACTCTCTCTTTTGATGTTCCATTAGATCAATTGCTGTGGTTTAGAAAGCTTTAA
- a CDS encoding ADP-ribosylglycohydrolase family protein, producing MKKIFLFSITLFSVLIFFSCKTENSKSKAKSITSSSEIEISKTELLNKIKGGWAGQVIGCTYGGPTEFKWNGTMIDDHIPIPWDDTRMLWYYEISPGLYDDVYMDLTFVDVFRKYGIDAPDSLHAIAFANAEYPLWHANQAARYNILNGIMPPESGYWKNNPHADDIDFQIEADFAGLMSPGMVNSAVEICNRIGRIMNYGDGLYGGMYVAAMYSLAFVYDDIEFIVEEALKVIPEQSDFYQCIYDVIKSYKSNPDDWKFAWFEAQKRWTHDIGCPDGVFMPFNIDAKINAAYIVIGLLYGKGDYGATIDISTRCGYDSDCNPANAAGILGTMIGYDAIPEYWKLGLDKVEDLNFQFIEMSLNKVYEEGMSQAIEIIKRNGGEETDKDVIIKYQSPETVPLEVGFEGVYPIERAGLNKRLSQTQKEIDINFNGSAFVLTGYASYEGKQEDAVLEFELYIDDALTETIKMPTLSLIRRHEVVWSYDLTEGEHKITLKAKYIPDNYYVNVRDLITYSINKSEANVYF from the coding sequence ATGAAAAAAATATTTCTCTTCTCAATTACTCTATTTTCAGTTTTGATTTTTTTCTCTTGTAAAACAGAAAACTCCAAATCTAAGGCGAAAAGCATTACCAGTTCAAGTGAGATAGAAATTAGTAAAACCGAGCTGCTAAATAAAATAAAAGGTGGTTGGGCTGGTCAGGTAATAGGATGTACATATGGGGGACCAACTGAATTCAAGTGGAATGGTACAATGATTGATGACCATATTCCTATACCGTGGGATGATACAAGAATGCTTTGGTATTATGAGATTTCACCTGGTTTGTATGATGATGTATATATGGACTTGACTTTTGTTGATGTTTTCCGGAAATATGGTATTGATGCGCCTGACTCATTACACGCTATTGCATTTGCTAATGCTGAATATCCTTTGTGGCATGCAAATCAGGCAGCCCGCTATAATATATTGAATGGTATAATGCCTCCAGAATCAGGGTATTGGAAGAATAATCCCCACGCAGATGATATAGATTTTCAGATTGAGGCAGATTTTGCCGGACTTATGTCTCCGGGAATGGTAAATTCCGCAGTTGAAATATGTAACAGAATAGGCAGAATCATGAACTATGGAGATGGTCTTTATGGTGGTATGTATGTTGCTGCTATGTACTCCTTAGCTTTTGTTTATGATGATATTGAATTTATTGTAGAGGAGGCATTGAAAGTGATACCGGAGCAAAGTGATTTTTATCAATGCATCTATGATGTTATAAAATCATATAAAAGCAATCCTGATGATTGGAAATTTGCATGGTTTGAAGCTCAAAAGAGATGGACACATGACATAGGTTGCCCTGATGGAGTTTTTATGCCATTTAATATTGATGCTAAAATTAATGCTGCATATATAGTAATTGGATTATTATATGGGAAAGGTGATTATGGTGCAACAATTGATATTAGTACAAGATGTGGTTATGATTCCGACTGTAATCCAGCAAATGCTGCGGGAATTTTGGGAACAATGATTGGATATGATGCAATACCTGAATATTGGAAGTTAGGTTTAGATAAAGTGGAGGATTTGAATTTTCAGTTCATCGAAATGTCTCTTAATAAAGTCTATGAAGAGGGTATGAGTCAAGCCATTGAAATAATAAAAAGAAATGGTGGAGAAGAAACTGATAAAGATGTAATAATTAAATATCAGTCGCCTGAAACAGTTCCTCTCGAAGTGGGGTTTGAGGGGGTATATCCTATTGAGAGAGCAGGTTTAAATAAAAGATTAAGTCAGACACAAAAAGAAATAGATATCAATTTTAATGGCTCGGCATTTGTTCTGACCGGATATGCATCTTATGAAGGGAAGCAGGAGGATGCTGTTCTTGAGTTCGAGCTTTATATCGATGATGCTTTAACTGAAACAATAAAAATGCCCACACTATCTTTGATTCGCCGTCATGAGGTAGTATGGAGTTATGACCTGACCGAGGGTGAACACAAGATCACGTTAAAAGCAAAATATATACCGGATAATTATTATGTAAATGTCAGAGATTTAATTACATACTCTATTAATAAGTCTGAAGCAAATGTCTATTTTTGA
- a CDS encoding DMP19 family protein, translating to MVQIAESKIIEAAEKGMDEFLKVFTDAYLEELGGDITSENIDKLNGYQHTLIALRFFSEEINEGGFVQLIQNGYGGYVLDNPTAKSLKLMGAKGLSKILYKAKDIYDAHREELERETTEEEFMAMYTEFEQFDELEEKYFYIEEEEIAIVAQYVDENLEDFAEIQK from the coding sequence ATGGTACAAATTGCAGAATCAAAAATAATTGAAGCCGCCGAAAAGGGAATGGATGAGTTCCTTAAAGTATTCACAGATGCTTACCTCGAAGAATTAGGAGGTGATATTACAAGCGAAAATATTGACAAGCTAAACGGCTATCAGCACACACTAATTGCGCTGAGGTTTTTCTCTGAAGAGATAAACGAAGGCGGTTTTGTTCAACTCATACAAAACGGCTACGGTGGATATGTACTTGATAATCCAACCGCTAAATCCCTGAAACTGATGGGAGCCAAAGGCTTATCTAAGATTCTGTATAAAGCCAAGGATATTTATGATGCCCACCGTGAAGAACTTGAGAGAGAAACAACTGAAGAGGAATTCATGGCTATGTATACAGAATTCGAACAGTTTGATGAGCTAGAAGAAAAATACTTCTATATTGAGGAAGAAGAAATAGCTATTGTTGCTCAGTATGTTGATGAGAATCTGGAAGATTTTGCGGAGATTCAAAAATAG
- a CDS encoding DUF1015 domain-containing protein, whose translation MKVKPFRGVRPPKALVKDVASRPYDVLNSDEARKEAEGNEKSLYHIIKPEIDFPVGKDEHDADVYEKAAENFAKFIDNGWLVQDEKEMYYVYAQTMNGKTQYGLVLGASVEDYMTGAIKKHELTRRDKEEDRMKHVRITDANVEPVFFSYPDNDEINAIVEKVISGKAEYDFVSVDGVGHHFWLVKDDNDIKRITDIFETIPALYIADGHHRSAAAALVGAEKAKNNPDHKGDEEYNYFMAVCFPDSQLTIIDYNRVVKDLNGLTPDEFISKLERNFIVEPTGSEIQRPKNLHNFSIYLDGRSFSVTAKPGTFDDNDPIGQLDVTITSNLILDEILGIKDLRSDKRIDFVGGIRGLGELKERVDSGEMALALALYPVSMKQLMDIADTGNIMPPKTTWFEPKLRSGLVIHLLED comes from the coding sequence ATGAAGGTAAAACCTTTCAGGGGTGTGCGTCCCCCAAAAGCATTGGTGAAGGATGTTGCATCACGTCCTTATGATGTTCTTAATTCCGATGAGGCTAGAAAAGAGGCTGAGGGGAACGAAAAATCACTGTATCATATCATTAAGCCGGAGATAGATTTTCCGGTAGGGAAAGATGAACATGATGCTGATGTTTATGAGAAGGCAGCAGAAAATTTTGCTAAGTTTATTGATAACGGATGGCTGGTTCAGGACGAAAAGGAGATGTATTATGTGTATGCTCAGACCATGAATGGCAAAACACAATACGGACTCGTGCTTGGTGCTTCTGTTGAAGATTATATGACTGGTGCTATCAAAAAACATGAGCTAACTCGTCGCGATAAGGAAGAGGATCGTATGAAGCATGTAAGAATTACTGATGCTAACGTGGAACCGGTATTCTTCTCTTATCCTGATAATGATGAGATCAATGCAATTGTTGAAAAGGTGATTTCGGGCAAGGCTGAGTATGATTTCGTCTCTGTTGATGGAGTGGGGCATCACTTCTGGCTGGTTAAGGATGATAATGATATCAAGAGGATAACTGATATATTTGAAACAATTCCGGCACTATATATTGCTGACGGTCACCACAGATCTGCTGCAGCAGCGCTTGTGGGAGCAGAGAAAGCTAAAAATAATCCGGATCACAAGGGTGATGAGGAATATAACTATTTTATGGCTGTATGTTTCCCTGATAGTCAACTTACAATTATCGATTATAATCGTGTTGTAAAAGATCTGAATGGTTTGACTCCTGACGAATTTATAAGTAAACTGGAAAGAAATTTTATAGTCGAACCAACTGGTTCTGAAATTCAAAGACCAAAAAATCTGCATAACTTCTCAATTTATCTTGATGGCAGGTCATTTAGTGTAACTGCAAAACCCGGTACATTTGATGATAATGATCCAATAGGGCAGCTGGATGTAACTATAACTTCCAATTTGATACTTGATGAAATTCTGGGTATTAAAGATTTGAGAAGCGATAAAAGAATTGACTTTGTTGGTGGAATCAGAGGATTAGGTGAATTGAAAGAGAGAGTCGACAGCGGTGAGATGGCTCTTGCATTAGCTCTTTACCCTGTCTCCATGAAACAGCTGATGGATATTGCGGATACAGGAAATATCATGCCTCCAAAGACCACCTGGTTTGAACCTAAACTACGTTCGGGTCTGGTTATACATTTACTCGAAGATTAA